From Nitrospirota bacterium, a single genomic window includes:
- a CDS encoding alpha/beta hydrolase, with product MSILDQIFVFHPDPWKDRDWKALSGLPLEEVWFTSGDGTKLFGWYVENLATNGVILWCHGNAGNIINRLENLKLLSQLGLSVFLFDYRGYGRSQGKPSEEGLYQDALGAYDYLTRTRMIRPERLVLFGRSLGAAVAGELASQKPAAGLILESAFPSIEAVAKFHYGGLPVHRLLGADFSLIDRLPQLSLPKLIIHGDKDDIIPLELGRQIFEAAKPPKSFYLIEGADHNNTYQIGGAAYFQRWIEFVHTVIRS from the coding sequence GTGAGCATCCTCGATCAAATTTTCGTGTTCCATCCAGACCCCTGGAAGGATCGGGATTGGAAAGCCCTGAGCGGTTTGCCTCTGGAAGAGGTTTGGTTTACATCGGGGGATGGGACGAAGCTGTTCGGCTGGTATGTGGAGAACCTCGCGACGAACGGTGTGATCCTGTGGTGCCATGGGAACGCGGGCAACATCATCAACCGGCTGGAGAATTTGAAGCTCCTCTCCCAGCTAGGCCTATCGGTGTTCCTGTTCGACTATCGCGGCTATGGGCGGAGTCAGGGAAAGCCGTCGGAAGAGGGACTTTACCAGGATGCGCTGGGCGCCTACGATTACCTCACGCGAACCAGAATGATTCGCCCTGAACGGCTTGTGCTGTTCGGGCGTTCGCTCGGAGCGGCTGTGGCGGGAGAGCTTGCCTCTCAGAAGCCTGCCGCAGGTTTGATCCTCGAATCGGCATTCCCGTCGATCGAAGCGGTGGCCAAGTTTCATTACGGCGGGCTGCCGGTCCATCGGCTGCTCGGGGCGGACTTTTCATTGATCGATCGCCTGCCGCAGCTCTCTCTGCCAAAACTGATTATTCACGGAGACAAAGACGACATCATTCCGCTTGAACTAGGCCGGCAGATTTTTGAGGCGGCGAAACCGCCAAAGTCCTTCTACCTCATTGAGGGCGCCGATCATAACAACACGTACCAGATTGGCGGCGCCGCCTATTTCCAGCGATGGATCGAGTTCGTCCACACCGTCATCCGGTCTTAG
- a CDS encoding VacJ family lipoprotein, whose amino-acid sequence MAKEAGVVISSRLLTFSLLGFVMLLAPGCAGRAAIVQSQERSDASPVVEQALAPTPSAPQEDIASDKLPYSFVRSDDNDPRLDPFVRAVDPFARANEYYPLEAEEQIPLSASMLTFASTSVVIPASTSSVPQDATPDEALDPFARADEEAGEDYDPWEPVNTHIFEFNRQLDRFVLKPVAKGYDFLMPDWVQVSIKNIYYNLRFPPRLLNNVFQGKFKGASIEVGRFLVNSTLGGAGIVDVAKDMGLETPEEDVGQTLGRYGVKPGPYLVLPLLPPFTVRDFVGFLGDIALNPINWLVAPIVEVKHVPSIIAHKNRMTSTSLQLGVRIEEMVNERSMNLEKFQGVEEATLDLYTAVRNAYLQKRAKAIRE is encoded by the coding sequence ATGGCTAAGGAGGCCGGGGTGGTGATTTCTTCTCGTCTGCTGACGTTCAGTCTGCTGGGTTTCGTGATGTTGCTTGCGCCAGGCTGTGCGGGGAGAGCCGCCATAGTGCAGTCACAGGAGCGGAGCGACGCGAGTCCGGTCGTGGAGCAGGCCCTTGCACCAACCCCCTCGGCGCCACAAGAAGATATTGCTTCGGACAAACTACCTTACAGTTTCGTGAGATCCGATGATAACGATCCCCGGCTTGATCCTTTCGTCAGGGCCGTCGATCCTTTCGCCAGGGCGAATGAATACTATCCTCTGGAAGCGGAAGAGCAGATTCCTCTATCGGCTTCCATGCTGACCTTTGCGTCGACTTCTGTGGTGATTCCTGCGTCGACCTCCTCGGTGCCGCAAGATGCGACTCCAGACGAAGCGCTTGATCCTTTTGCCAGGGCCGATGAGGAAGCCGGTGAGGACTATGATCCCTGGGAGCCGGTAAACACCCACATCTTCGAATTCAACCGTCAGCTCGATCGATTTGTGCTCAAGCCGGTCGCGAAGGGATATGACTTCCTTATGCCGGACTGGGTGCAGGTCAGCATCAAGAATATCTATTATAACCTGCGGTTTCCGCCCCGCCTTTTGAACAATGTATTTCAAGGGAAGTTCAAGGGAGCCAGTATCGAGGTGGGTCGGTTCCTCGTGAACAGCACGTTAGGCGGAGCGGGGATCGTCGACGTGGCCAAGGACATGGGGCTGGAGACGCCGGAAGAAGATGTGGGCCAGACGCTCGGACGGTACGGCGTCAAGCCTGGTCCCTATCTGGTATTGCCGCTGCTTCCTCCCTTTACCGTCAGGGACTTCGTCGGCTTTCTTGGCGACATTGCCTTGAACCCGATCAACTGGCTGGTCGCTCCGATCGTCGAGGTCAAACACGTTCCTTCAATCATTGCCCACAAGAATCGGATGACATCCACGTCGCTCCAACTCGGTGTCCGAATCGAGGAAATGGTGAACGAGCGCTCGATGAACCTTGAGAAATTTCAGGGAGTCGAGGAAGCCACGCTCGATCTTTATACCGCCGTCCGCAACGCCTATTTGCAGAAGCGGGCGAAGGCGATCCGGGAATAG